One window of Salmo salar chromosome ssa11, Ssal_v3.1, whole genome shotgun sequence genomic DNA carries:
- the LOC106563127 gene encoding ER degradation-enhancing alpha-mannosidase-like protein 3 isoform X1 gives MGAKLFCWPQGSPGIAMMLRALLLTGLLSWANGQEGQAMLPEEKSQIRDQIVEMFDHAYGSYMKYAYPADELMPLSCRGRVRGLEPNRGDIDDSLGKFSLTLIDTLDTLVVLNKLDEFEDAVRKTLRDVRLDNDVVVSVFETNIRVLGGLLGAHTMADMLRQRGDRMQWYGDELLHMAKELGHRLLPAFNTTSGLPYPRVNLRYGVLNPLSRTGTESDTCTACAGTMILEFAALSRLSGEAVFEENARKALDVLWEKRQRGSDLVGTVINIHNGDWVRRDSGVGAGIDSYYEYLMKAYVLLGDNVYLERFNTHYRAIMKYISQPPLLLNVHMHNPTVSVRSWMDSLLAFFPGLQVLRGDLKPAIETHEMLYQVTKQHKFLPEAFTTEFRVHWGQHPLRPEFAESTYYLYKATGDPYYLRVGQSIVEKLNAHARVPCGFAAVQDVRTGAHEDRMDSFFLAEMFKYLYLLFSEKNQLHFDIDDYIFTTEAHLLPVSLSTSQPPCRGNNTEAPTAAEEDLFTYSCPSTQTLFPNNPSFAKTIRDSYKYLTGVGRAFHASPVRGIELPLHDHGMEPVEFLRSMGVSLTPLSEAGSTGTRGEVHKGVYRVKLVAEVTQTTEEEEVEPLLVQLISPPFLGRTVLTAGPAKFGMDLTKQEHGVKGSIVKTSPYTACGPIENAEELSGHIALALRGDCMFAAKAHRLQEAGAIGVIFIDHREGSNSAETPLFQMVGDGGSTADITIPLVFLFSQEGALLTSALEDHSNVDVLMLPKERRLGKTTDKPLGKMNIKFRLAEEGELEDGEEGEARGPTLQFVLEKGEVVLEEEEYKQQGDSCLTPGDDHIPCSYGQTAASPPSHSPNDPNTDP, from the exons ATGGGTGCAAAGCTGTTTTGCTGGCCACAGGGTTCTCCTGGCATTGCCATGATGCTGAGAGCCCTACTCCTTACAGGCCTTCTTAGCTGGGCCAATGGCCAGGAAGGTCAGGCCATGTTACCTGAAGAAAAGAGCCAAATCAG GGACCAGATCGTTGAGATGTTCGATCATGCCTATGGCAGCTATATG AAATATGCATACCCAGCGGACGAGCTGATGCCCCTGAGCTGCAGGGGGAGGGTGCGGGGCCTGGAGCCCAACAGGGGAGACATCGACGACTCTCTGGGGAA GTTCTCCCTCACACTGATTGACACCCTGGATACTCTGGTG GTATTGAACAAGCTGGACGAGTTTGAGGATGCAGTGAGGAAGACGTTGAGGGATGTCAGGCTGGACAACGATGTGGTGGTGTCTGTGTTTGAGACCAACATCCGAGTCCTGGG GGGCCTGCTGGGGGCGCATACGATGGCGGACATGCTCCGTCAGCGGGGGGACAGGATGCAGTGGTACGGAGATGAGCTGCTCCACATGGCCAAGGAGCTGGGCCACAGACTGCTCCCTGCCTTTAACACCACCAGTGGCCTTCCCTACCCCAGG GTAAACCTGAGGTACGGGGTCCTTAATCCCCTATCACGCACAGGCACTGAGTCGGACACCTGTACAGCCTGTGCAGGGACCATGATTCTAGAGTTTGCTGCTCTTAGTCGGCTGTCTGGGGAGGCCGTGTTCGAG GAGAATGCTAGGAAAGCACTGGACGTCCTgtgggagaagagacagagaggaagtgaCCTCGTGGGCACAGTCATTAATATCCACAATGGTGACTGGGTCCGCAGGG ACAGTGGTGTGGGTGCTGGCATTGACTCCTACTATGAGTACCTGATGAAGGCTTACGTTCTGCTGGGAGACAACGTTTACCTGGAGAGGTTCAACACT CATTACAGAGCCATCATGAAGTATATCAGCCAGCCTCCGTTGCTGCTCAACGTTCACATGCACAACCCCACGGTGAGCGTCCGCAGCTGGATGGACTCCCTACTCGCCTTCTTCCCCGGCCTGCAG GTTCTGAGAGGAGACCTAAAGCCAGCCATAGAGACCCATGAGATGCTCTACCAAGTCACCAAGCAGCACAAGTTTCTCCCCGAG GCTTTCACCACCGAGTTCAGAGTTCACTGGGGTCAACACCCTCTGAGGCCAGAGTTTGCAGAAAGCACCTACTACCTCTACAAG GCCACAGGCGACCCCTACTACCTcagggtgggccagtccatagtggAAAAACTCAACGCCCATGCCAGGGTACCTTGTGGATTTGCAGCTGTGCAGGACGTCCGCACAGGGGCCCACGAGGACAG GATGGACTCGTTCTTCCTGGCGGAGATGTTTAAGTACCTGTACCTTCTGTTCTCTGAGAAGAACCAGCTTCACTTCGACATCGATGACTACATCTTCACCACCGAGGCCCATCTGTTGCCTGTCTCCCTGTCCACCTCACAGCCCCCTTGTCGGGGCAACAACACG GAAGCGCCCACTGCCGCGGAGGAAGACCTGTTTACCTACTCCTGCCCCAGCACCCAGACCCTTTTCCCCAACAACCCCTCCTTCGCCAAGACCATCAGGGACAGCTACAAGTACCTGACTGGGGTGGGCCGGGCCTTCCACGCTTCACCTgtcag gggCATCGAGCTGCCGCTTCACGACCACGGTATGGAGCCTGTTGAGTTTCTGAGGAGCATGGGCGTCTCCCTCACCCCACTGAGCGAGGCTGGTTCAACAGGGACACGGGGG GAGGTACATAAAGGTGTTTACAGGGTGAAGCTGGTGGCAGAGGTGACCCAGACCACGGAGGAGGAAGAAGTAGAGCCCCTCCTCGTTCAGCTCATATCCCCCCCGTTTCTGGGTAGAACGGTCCTGACTGCAGGACCAGCCAAGTTTGGAATGGACCTTACCAAGCAGGAGCATGGG GTGAAGGGCAGCATAGTGAAGACCTCCCCTTACACAGCATGTGGACCCATAGAGAATGCTGAGGAGCTGAGCGGGCACATTGCCCTGGCACTGCGTGGTGACTGCATGTTTGCTGCCAAGGCCCACAGGCTACAGGAGGCTGGGGCTATCGGAGTTATCTTCATAG ACCACCGGGAGGGGAGTAACAGCGCAGAGACGCCCCTGTTCCAGATGGTGGGAGACGGAGGGTCcacagctgacatcaccatccccCTGGTGTTCCTATTCAGCCAGGAGGGGGCGCTGCTCACCTCTGCTCTGGAGGACCACAGCAACGTAGACGTACTGATGCTGCCCAAAGAGAGACGGCTAGGTAAGACAACAG
- the LOC106563127 gene encoding ER degradation-enhancing alpha-mannosidase-like protein 3 isoform X2 encodes MGAKLFCWPQGSPGIAMMLRALLLTGLLSWANGQEGQAMLPEEKSQIRDQIVEMFDHAYGSYMKYAYPADELMPLSCRGRVRGLEPNRGDIDDSLGKFSLTLIDTLDTLVVLNKLDEFEDAVRKTLRDVRLDNDVVVSVFETNIRVLGGLLGAHTMADMLRQRGDRMQWYGDELLHMAKELGHRLLPAFNTTSGLPYPRVNLRYGVLNPLSRTGTESDTCTACAGTMILEFAALSRLSGEAVFEENARKALDVLWEKRQRGSDLVGTVINIHNGDWVRRDSGVGAGIDSYYEYLMKAYVLLGDNVYLERFNTHYRAIMKYISQPPLLLNVHMHNPTVSVRSWMDSLLAFFPGLQVLRGDLKPAIETHEMLYQVTKQHKFLPEAFTTEFRVHWGQHPLRPEFAESTYYLYKATGDPYYLRVGQSIVEKLNAHARVPCGFAAVQDVRTGAHEDRMDSFFLAEMFKYLYLLFSEKNQLHFDIDDYIFTTEAHLLPVSLSTSQPPCRGNNTEAPTAAEEDLFTYSCPSTQTLFPNNPSFAKTIRDSYKYLTGVGRAFHASPVRGIELPLHDHGMEPVEFLRSMGVSLTPLSEAGSTGTRGEVHKGVYRVKLVAEVTQTTEEEEVEPLLVQLISPPFLGRTVLTAGPAKFGMDLTKQEHGVKGSIVKTSPYTACGPIENAEELSGHIALALRGDCMFAAKAHRLQEAGAIGVIFIDHREGSNSAETPLFQMVGDGGSTADITIPLVFLFSQEGALLTSALEDHSNVDVLMLPKERRLDKPLGKMNIKFRLAEEGELEDGEEGEARGPTLQFVLEKGEVVLEEEEYKQQGDSCLTPGDDHIPCSYGQTAASPPSHSPNDPNTDP; translated from the exons ATGGGTGCAAAGCTGTTTTGCTGGCCACAGGGTTCTCCTGGCATTGCCATGATGCTGAGAGCCCTACTCCTTACAGGCCTTCTTAGCTGGGCCAATGGCCAGGAAGGTCAGGCCATGTTACCTGAAGAAAAGAGCCAAATCAG GGACCAGATCGTTGAGATGTTCGATCATGCCTATGGCAGCTATATG AAATATGCATACCCAGCGGACGAGCTGATGCCCCTGAGCTGCAGGGGGAGGGTGCGGGGCCTGGAGCCCAACAGGGGAGACATCGACGACTCTCTGGGGAA GTTCTCCCTCACACTGATTGACACCCTGGATACTCTGGTG GTATTGAACAAGCTGGACGAGTTTGAGGATGCAGTGAGGAAGACGTTGAGGGATGTCAGGCTGGACAACGATGTGGTGGTGTCTGTGTTTGAGACCAACATCCGAGTCCTGGG GGGCCTGCTGGGGGCGCATACGATGGCGGACATGCTCCGTCAGCGGGGGGACAGGATGCAGTGGTACGGAGATGAGCTGCTCCACATGGCCAAGGAGCTGGGCCACAGACTGCTCCCTGCCTTTAACACCACCAGTGGCCTTCCCTACCCCAGG GTAAACCTGAGGTACGGGGTCCTTAATCCCCTATCACGCACAGGCACTGAGTCGGACACCTGTACAGCCTGTGCAGGGACCATGATTCTAGAGTTTGCTGCTCTTAGTCGGCTGTCTGGGGAGGCCGTGTTCGAG GAGAATGCTAGGAAAGCACTGGACGTCCTgtgggagaagagacagagaggaagtgaCCTCGTGGGCACAGTCATTAATATCCACAATGGTGACTGGGTCCGCAGGG ACAGTGGTGTGGGTGCTGGCATTGACTCCTACTATGAGTACCTGATGAAGGCTTACGTTCTGCTGGGAGACAACGTTTACCTGGAGAGGTTCAACACT CATTACAGAGCCATCATGAAGTATATCAGCCAGCCTCCGTTGCTGCTCAACGTTCACATGCACAACCCCACGGTGAGCGTCCGCAGCTGGATGGACTCCCTACTCGCCTTCTTCCCCGGCCTGCAG GTTCTGAGAGGAGACCTAAAGCCAGCCATAGAGACCCATGAGATGCTCTACCAAGTCACCAAGCAGCACAAGTTTCTCCCCGAG GCTTTCACCACCGAGTTCAGAGTTCACTGGGGTCAACACCCTCTGAGGCCAGAGTTTGCAGAAAGCACCTACTACCTCTACAAG GCCACAGGCGACCCCTACTACCTcagggtgggccagtccatagtggAAAAACTCAACGCCCATGCCAGGGTACCTTGTGGATTTGCAGCTGTGCAGGACGTCCGCACAGGGGCCCACGAGGACAG GATGGACTCGTTCTTCCTGGCGGAGATGTTTAAGTACCTGTACCTTCTGTTCTCTGAGAAGAACCAGCTTCACTTCGACATCGATGACTACATCTTCACCACCGAGGCCCATCTGTTGCCTGTCTCCCTGTCCACCTCACAGCCCCCTTGTCGGGGCAACAACACG GAAGCGCCCACTGCCGCGGAGGAAGACCTGTTTACCTACTCCTGCCCCAGCACCCAGACCCTTTTCCCCAACAACCCCTCCTTCGCCAAGACCATCAGGGACAGCTACAAGTACCTGACTGGGGTGGGCCGGGCCTTCCACGCTTCACCTgtcag gggCATCGAGCTGCCGCTTCACGACCACGGTATGGAGCCTGTTGAGTTTCTGAGGAGCATGGGCGTCTCCCTCACCCCACTGAGCGAGGCTGGTTCAACAGGGACACGGGGG GAGGTACATAAAGGTGTTTACAGGGTGAAGCTGGTGGCAGAGGTGACCCAGACCACGGAGGAGGAAGAAGTAGAGCCCCTCCTCGTTCAGCTCATATCCCCCCCGTTTCTGGGTAGAACGGTCCTGACTGCAGGACCAGCCAAGTTTGGAATGGACCTTACCAAGCAGGAGCATGGG GTGAAGGGCAGCATAGTGAAGACCTCCCCTTACACAGCATGTGGACCCATAGAGAATGCTGAGGAGCTGAGCGGGCACATTGCCCTGGCACTGCGTGGTGACTGCATGTTTGCTGCCAAGGCCCACAGGCTACAGGAGGCTGGGGCTATCGGAGTTATCTTCATAG ACCACCGGGAGGGGAGTAACAGCGCAGAGACGCCCCTGTTCCAGATGGTGGGAGACGGAGGGTCcacagctgacatcaccatccccCTGGTGTTCCTATTCAGCCAGGAGGGGGCGCTGCTCACCTCTGCTCTGGAGGACCACAGCAACGTAGACGTACTGATGCTGCCCAAAGAGAGACGGCTAG